A single region of the Helicobacteraceae bacterium genome encodes:
- the argS gene encoding arginine--tRNA ligase: protein MKESISRFVADQLGVANVLLTTPKEPSFGHFATPIAFNLAKAERKSPNAIALEIAAKLANDDFFSEVKAVGGFVNFKLSDQFLDARTIAALKLGDSFGAELKGGEKILLEFVSANPTGPLHIGHARGAFYGDALLRLGRRLGYAIESEYYINDAGNQVELLGRSVYYRGRRELLGERIDFPAECYQGEYILELAKKAREHFGDRIFKEGGDLSALSDWSKDRMMEWIKKTLGEAEIVFDRFVSERSLYDRWNQTYNRLKENGALYADNDNKIWLASSKKGDGKDRVVVRENGAPTYLAGDIVYHEDKFLRGFDRYINIWGADHHGYIQRVKASIDFLGFDSSKLEVALSQMVALLKDGEPYKMSKRSGNFVTMEEIGEEVGYDALRFIFLTKRADTHLEFDINLLKKEDSSNPIYYVNYAHARICSLFEKLGKEPKSFIEAKLTNLQADAKELIFSALQLPETIKESFQTRQPHLLTDYLYKLSVKTHKFYFDNRVIDSENEAAYAKILSTVALSIRIGLSLLGINAKTRM, encoded by the coding sequence GTGAAAGAGTCGATCTCGCGCTTCGTCGCCGATCAATTAGGCGTTGCGAACGTTTTGCTGACCACGCCAAAAGAGCCGTCGTTTGGACATTTCGCGACGCCAATCGCCTTTAACTTGGCAAAAGCCGAGCGCAAATCGCCGAACGCGATCGCGCTTGAGATCGCCGCGAAGCTCGCGAACGACGATTTTTTTAGCGAGGTTAAAGCCGTAGGCGGTTTTGTTAATTTCAAACTTAGCGATCAATTTTTGGACGCTCGAACGATCGCGGCGCTAAAGCTCGGCGATAGTTTTGGAGCGGAGTTAAAAGGCGGCGAAAAGATACTGTTAGAGTTTGTTAGCGCCAATCCGACGGGACCTTTGCATATAGGACACGCGCGCGGCGCGTTTTACGGCGACGCTCTGCTTAGATTGGGGCGGCGTCTAGGATATGCGATCGAGAGCGAATACTATATTAACGACGCTGGCAATCAGGTGGAGCTATTAGGGCGATCGGTTTATTACCGAGGGCGGCGCGAGCTTCTTGGCGAGCGGATAGATTTTCCCGCCGAATGCTATCAGGGCGAATATATTTTGGAGCTTGCGAAAAAGGCGCGCGAACATTTTGGCGATCGGATTTTCAAAGAGGGCGGCGATCTAAGCGCGCTAAGCGACTGGTCAAAAGATCGTATGATGGAGTGGATCAAAAAAACGCTTGGCGAAGCCGAAATAGTTTTCGACAGGTTTGTTAGCGAAAGATCGCTATACGATCGCTGGAATCAAACCTATAACCGATTAAAAGAAAACGGCGCGCTATACGCGGATAACGATAATAAAATATGGCTCGCCTCCTCTAAAAAAGGCGACGGCAAAGATCGCGTGGTGGTGCGCGAAAACGGCGCGCCGACCTACCTAGCGGGCGATATAGTATATCACGAGGATAAGTTTTTGCGCGGGTTTGATCGCTATATCAATATATGGGGCGCGGATCATCACGGTTATATTCAGCGCGTAAAAGCGTCGATCGATTTTCTTGGCTTTGACTCAAGCAAATTAGAGGTGGCGCTTTCGCAGATGGTGGCGCTTCTTAAAGACGGCGAGCCGTATAAGATGAGCAAGCGATCGGGCAATTTCGTAACTATGGAAGAGATTGGCGAAGAGGTCGGCTACGACGCGCTTCGATTTATTTTTCTTACTAAACGCGCCGACACGCATTTAGAGTTTGATATTAACTTACTTAAAAAAGAGGATAGCTCAAACCCGATCTACTATGTAAATTACGCGCACGCGAGAATCTGTTCGCTCTTTGAAAAACTAGGCAAAGAACCTAAGAGTTTTATAGAGGCGAAACTAACTAATCTGCAAGCCGACGCAAAAGAGTTGATCTTTAGCGCGTTGCAACTGCCTGAAACGATTAAGGAGAGCTTTCAAACGCGCCAGCCGCACCTGCTAACCGACTATCTCTATAAACTCTCCGTCAAAACGCATAAGTTTTATTTCGACAACAGGGTGATAGACTCCGAAAACGAAGCGGCTTACGCAAAGATTCTATCTACGGTCGCGCTCTCGATTAGAATAGGTTTAAGCCTGCTTGGCATAAACGCCAAAACAAGAATGTGA
- the gmk gene encoding guanylate kinase, with product MSGSLLVVSGPSGSGKSSLCKKLCEEREFACLSISATTRAPREGEAEGKDYFFIDKTAFERGVERGDFLEWANVHGNYYGTSKRWVEEALGLGKTVVFDIDVQGQAEIARLFPNETTSVFVTTPNIAALKERLIKRGTDDEKTIERRLINALDEMKQIDRYDYLLINDRFEQSLETLKGIALASRIKSRKVSLRQLISDWQETKEF from the coding sequence ATGAGCGGATCGCTTTTGGTCGTTTCGGGACCTAGCGGATCGGGCAAAAGCTCGCTGTGCAAAAAGCTATGCGAGGAGCGCGAGTTCGCCTGTCTGTCGATCTCCGCCACCACCCGCGCCCCTAGAGAGGGCGAAGCGGAGGGCAAAGACTACTTTTTTATCGACAAAACGGCTTTTGAGCGCGGGGTAGAACGCGGGGATTTTTTGGAGTGGGCGAACGTGCATGGCAACTATTACGGCACGAGCAAACGATGGGTGGAGGAGGCGCTTGGGCTAGGCAAAACCGTCGTTTTTGATATAGACGTGCAGGGGCAGGCGGAGATCGCAAGGCTATTTCCAAACGAAACGACAAGCGTTTTTGTTACCACGCCGAACATAGCGGCGTTAAAAGAGCGGCTAATCAAGCGCGGAACGGACGACGAAAAGACAATCGAAAGGCGGCTAATCAACGCTTTGGACGAGATGAAACAGATCGATCGCTACGACTATCTGCTGATCAACGATCGCTTTGAGCAGAGTCTTGAAACGCTAAAGGGAATCGCGCTGGCTTCCCGCATAAAGAGCCGCAAGGTATCATTGCGCCAACTTATTTCAGATTGGCAAGAAACAAAGGAGTTTTAA
- a CDS encoding twin-arginine translocase TatA/TatE family subunit has translation MGMPGMTEWVVILLIVLLLFGAKKIPELAKGLGSGIKNFKNAIKEDEATENKTIEANKEPTKTANTETDKVA, from the coding sequence ATGGGTATGCCGGGTATGACCGAATGGGTCGTGATACTGCTGATTGTGCTGTTGCTTTTTGGCGCGAAAAAGATACCGGAGTTGGCGAAGGGTTTAGGAAGCGGAATCAAAAATTTCAAAAACGCGATCAAAGAGGACGAGGCGACCGAAAACAAGACGATAGAGGCGAACAAAGAACCAACCAAAACGGCTAATACCGAAACCGACAAAGTCGCCTAA